The Microbacterium sp. LWO12-1.2 genome includes a window with the following:
- a CDS encoding carbohydrate ABC transporter permease → MSATATLVTPTDAKGRPQRKIAPGESAFDRTRRRSYRLFVAPALIVFAAVLVVPTLFSIYTSFTQWAGTGPMEFVGFDNYVRMFRNPIFISSMWNTFLIVVGVGIIVYAIAFALTLVLQNTFGRKAIRSIIFFPTLIPGIVISVLWGFLFNPDGLVNSFLKTLGIAEPPAWLGSQLIFPTIMLGLAWLSVGTYTVILLAAADRIPKEYYEVADLAGASAFQRFRYVTLPLMWDLVSVTAVLWCVGALKTFEFLLLFSSSAGTLPSTDIWNIAIYSYAQAFPTNGIAKFGAAAACGVVMLLLALALTILARRVMRSDDIEY, encoded by the coding sequence ATGTCCGCGACAGCGACACTCGTCACACCGACCGACGCGAAAGGTCGCCCGCAGCGCAAGATCGCGCCGGGCGAATCGGCATTCGACCGGACGCGTCGGCGCAGCTACCGACTGTTCGTCGCACCGGCGCTGATCGTCTTCGCGGCGGTGCTCGTCGTACCGACGCTGTTCAGCATCTACACGAGTTTCACGCAGTGGGCGGGCACCGGCCCGATGGAGTTCGTCGGCTTCGACAACTACGTGCGCATGTTCCGCAATCCGATCTTCATCAGCTCGATGTGGAACACCTTCCTCATCGTCGTCGGTGTCGGCATCATCGTCTACGCGATCGCCTTCGCGCTGACCCTCGTTCTTCAGAACACCTTCGGTCGCAAGGCGATCCGTTCGATCATCTTCTTCCCCACGCTGATCCCCGGCATCGTGATCTCGGTGCTCTGGGGGTTCCTGTTCAACCCCGACGGTCTGGTGAACAGCTTCCTCAAGACGCTGGGTATCGCCGAACCTCCTGCCTGGCTGGGGTCGCAGCTGATCTTCCCGACGATCATGCTGGGACTCGCCTGGCTGAGCGTCGGCACCTACACGGTGATCCTCCTGGCAGCCGCCGACCGGATCCCGAAGGAGTACTACGAGGTCGCCGACCTCGCGGGTGCCAGCGCCTTCCAGAGGTTCCGCTACGTCACCCTTCCGCTGATGTGGGATCTGGTGAGCGTGACGGCCGTGCTGTGGTGCGTCGGAGCGCTCAAGACCTTCGAGTTCCTGCTGCTGTTCTCCTCGTCGGCCGGCACCCTGCCCAGCACCGACATCTGGAATATCGCGATCTACTCCTACGCCCAGGCGTTCCCGACGAACGGCATCGCGAAGTTCGGGGCGGCAGCCGCCTGCGGTGTCGTGATGCTGCTCCTGGCGCTCGCGCTGACGATCCTTGCCCGCCGTGTCATGAGGAGTGACGACATTGAGTACTGA
- a CDS encoding helix-turn-helix domain-containing protein, with translation MSAGSTGWSEPPLAGNIRRWRERRGLSLSALARDAEISKSTVSELERGIGNPSLDTLGAIARTLRIPIAFLFNEAQGPADVDIRRLSDAPVLSHVEGESIAQLLSGWTARGEAELSVVTIAADGRIDARGDGSGAVKRIVCVEGVVEVGTTARSDLLMQGDLITFPSDQSHFLRSVNGATRVLVIEQYPPSA, from the coding sequence ATGAGCGCAGGTTCGACCGGGTGGTCGGAGCCGCCACTTGCCGGCAACATCCGCCGCTGGCGCGAGCGGCGAGGGCTGAGTCTGTCCGCCCTGGCGCGCGACGCGGAGATCTCCAAGTCCACGGTCTCCGAGCTCGAGCGCGGCATCGGCAATCCCTCCCTCGACACGCTCGGCGCGATCGCCCGCACGCTCCGCATCCCGATCGCCTTCCTCTTCAACGAAGCCCAGGGGCCCGCAGACGTCGACATCCGCCGGCTGTCGGATGCCCCCGTGCTCTCGCACGTCGAAGGCGAGTCGATCGCGCAGCTGCTCAGCGGATGGACCGCACGCGGCGAGGCCGAGCTCTCCGTCGTCACCATCGCCGCAGACGGGCGGATCGATGCGCGCGGAGACGGCAGCGGAGCTGTCAAGCGCATCGTGTGTGTGGAAGGCGTCGTAGAGGTGGGCACGACAGCCCGCTCCGATCTGCTCATGCAGGGCGATCTCATCACCTTCCCGAGCGATCAGTCCCACTTCCTGCGCAGCGTGAACGGTGCGACACGGGTCCTCGTGATCGAGCAGTACCCGCCGTCCGCCTGA
- a CDS encoding creatininase family protein produces MSIPLADRTTVEAAEAIERAALAILPLGAIEQHGPHLALRTDISIATALASRVADALGDTALLLPPMPYGLSEHHTAFAGTVTLRPETLIRLILDVVESMAAQGIDRVIIVNGHGGNMDAIRLAARQSRRDLGSRVAHVMWAQVAGDAIAEEMAGRGMHNHACEIETSLAMELCPEIVHEPLPGAWLEPEFAPHAAPPTARIDVPLWFDELTPTGALGDPSRATPERGRRLADLVVERTVAFARGFAAPSFPLAAPPEFDA; encoded by the coding sequence ATGAGCATTCCGCTCGCCGACCGCACCACCGTCGAAGCCGCCGAGGCGATCGAGCGGGCTGCCCTCGCGATTCTTCCGCTCGGCGCGATCGAGCAGCACGGCCCGCATCTCGCACTGCGCACCGATATCTCGATCGCGACGGCACTGGCCTCCCGCGTCGCCGACGCGCTGGGCGACACGGCCCTGCTGCTCCCCCCGATGCCCTACGGACTCTCCGAGCACCACACGGCGTTCGCTGGCACCGTGACGCTGCGACCCGAGACCCTCATCCGGCTCATCCTCGACGTCGTCGAGTCGATGGCCGCGCAGGGCATCGACCGCGTGATCATCGTGAACGGTCACGGCGGCAACATGGATGCGATCCGGCTGGCCGCCCGCCAATCCCGCCGCGACCTGGGCTCACGGGTGGCGCACGTGATGTGGGCGCAGGTCGCCGGCGATGCGATCGCGGAGGAGATGGCCGGACGCGGCATGCACAATCACGCCTGCGAGATCGAGACGTCGCTGGCGATGGAGCTGTGCCCGGAGATCGTCCACGAACCGCTTCCCGGCGCCTGGCTGGAACCGGAGTTCGCACCGCACGCGGCACCGCCGACCGCCCGGATCGACGTACCCCTGTGGTTCGACGAGCTCACGCCCACCGGAGCGCTGGGCGACCCCTCGCGGGCGACACCCGAGCGCGGGCGCCGACTGGCCGACCTCGTGGTCGAACGCACCGTGGCCTTCGCGCGCGGGTTCGCGGCCCCGTCTTTCCCTCTCGCCGCACCGCCGGAGTTCGACGCTTGA
- a CDS encoding thiamine pyrophosphate-dependent dehydrogenase E1 component subunit alpha, which yields MSAVGDIVHMYREMRRIRAFEDRLMDLKAGGEVPGSMHLTNGQEAIAVGVASVLRPDDYVTATYRGHGWAISRGSDLTGLFAEVMARSGGVNGGRAGSPYFSDASINFLGENSIVGAGVPIAAGAALSAQRHGQGQVSVVAIGDGATNQGAVHEALNLAAALTLPMVLVVENNIYSEMVRIKDMTKIDQLAIRAEGYGIPGVTIDGNDPAVVAAAAADAVERARRGEGPTLIEAMTQRLVGHHSGDAQHYRPRGEVAEAALDEPLHRIRSAADATLLAELDAIDAEVTAEIEHAVAAARATELPDPNTAKDHVYA from the coding sequence GTGAGCGCTGTGGGCGACATCGTGCACATGTATCGCGAGATGCGGCGGATCCGCGCCTTCGAGGATCGACTGATGGATCTGAAGGCGGGCGGCGAGGTGCCGGGTTCCATGCATCTCACCAACGGGCAGGAGGCGATCGCGGTCGGCGTGGCGAGCGTCCTGCGCCCCGACGACTACGTCACCGCGACCTACCGCGGTCATGGGTGGGCGATCTCCCGCGGCAGCGACCTGACCGGGCTGTTCGCCGAGGTCATGGCCCGCTCCGGGGGAGTGAACGGCGGGCGCGCCGGTTCTCCCTACTTCAGCGATGCGAGCATCAACTTCCTGGGTGAGAACTCGATCGTCGGTGCCGGCGTCCCCATCGCTGCAGGGGCGGCACTGTCGGCGCAGCGGCACGGCCAGGGCCAGGTGTCTGTGGTCGCGATCGGCGATGGAGCGACCAACCAGGGCGCCGTGCACGAGGCGCTGAACCTCGCCGCCGCCCTGACGCTTCCGATGGTCCTCGTGGTCGAGAACAACATCTACTCCGAGATGGTCCGCATCAAGGACATGACGAAGATCGATCAGCTCGCGATCCGCGCGGAGGGATACGGCATCCCCGGCGTGACGATCGACGGCAACGACCCCGCCGTGGTCGCGGCTGCTGCCGCCGACGCGGTGGAGCGCGCTCGCCGCGGCGAGGGGCCGACCCTGATCGAGGCGATGACCCAGCGCCTGGTGGGCCATCACAGCGGCGATGCGCAGCACTACCGGCCACGCGGAGAGGTGGCTGAGGCGGCGTTGGACGAGCCGCTGCACCGCATCCGCTCCGCCGCCGACGCCACGCTGCTCGCCGAGCTCGACGCGATCGATGCTGAGGTCACCGCCGAGATCGAGCACGCCGTCGCTGCGGCGCGCGCCACCGAACTGCCCGACCCGAACACCGCCAAGGACCACGTCTATGCCTGA
- a CDS encoding NAD-dependent epimerase/dehydratase family protein, producing the protein MARVTVVGGAGDVGALVLPLLSRHHTVRVADLRPANGWHGDYVSADVADPASLRTACEGSDTLIFLAMGTKRDWDSAEWARNQFAVNVEGLYSALRAAAEVGVRRFVHASTASIFADYRAPLLPATGDAVDAYGLSKTAAELVCAAATREHDLSGISLRLVGPLADEDWQDYDDPHSRDVMTAGTDVAQAFLAALEAPTTGYRTCMISGDHTGDHIDLADARELLGWRPLARREATTPRENA; encoded by the coding sequence ATGGCGCGCGTGACCGTGGTGGGCGGAGCCGGTGACGTGGGCGCCCTCGTACTCCCGCTGCTCTCCCGGCACCACACCGTGCGCGTGGCAGATCTGCGCCCTGCGAACGGGTGGCACGGCGACTACGTCTCGGCGGATGTGGCCGACCCCGCCTCACTGCGCACCGCCTGCGAGGGATCCGACACGCTGATCTTCCTGGCGATGGGCACCAAACGCGACTGGGACAGCGCCGAATGGGCGCGCAATCAGTTCGCAGTGAACGTCGAAGGGCTCTACTCCGCTCTGCGCGCAGCCGCAGAGGTCGGCGTTCGCCGCTTCGTGCATGCCAGCACGGCGTCCATCTTCGCCGACTACCGCGCCCCCCTCCTTCCCGCGACGGGCGATGCGGTCGATGCCTACGGCCTGAGCAAGACGGCTGCGGAACTCGTGTGCGCTGCCGCCACACGTGAACACGACCTGTCCGGCATCTCGCTGCGCCTGGTCGGCCCGCTCGCCGACGAGGACTGGCAGGACTACGACGACCCGCACAGCCGCGATGTGATGACCGCGGGCACCGACGTGGCTCAGGCCTTCCTCGCAGCGCTCGAGGCTCCCACCACGGGGTACCGCACCTGCATGATCTCGGGTGATCACACCGGGGACCACATCGATCTGGCCGACGCACGGGAGCTGCTGGGCTGGCGCCCGCTCGCCCGTCGCGAAGCCACCACACCGAGGGAGAACGCATGA
- a CDS encoding sugar phosphate isomerase/epimerase family protein: MAMYLGLANGDIPDEPAGFTVPLIARWAEMGIRSLSVHFAAGPAAVLDEAPGVRARLADGGIHVAQMAGVNANFVHASPEVRAEAHRRVLAAIPTAVALGATMISSGAGTSRDDWQPNFYAPHADNYSERAKADLIDGLRGIAPHIEDAGISYTIECHQLSATRSPEAIREILDAVDSPVITANFDPVNLLDSAVAVFDNAARMKHMIDVVGPRYGASCHLKDVAVTDEFVCRILEVQPGEGVLDYDAFFEQVRRLPDGSALIVEHLAPERSAEGVRFVRERALAAGIELL; this comes from the coding sequence ATGGCGATGTATCTGGGCCTGGCGAACGGCGATATCCCCGACGAGCCGGCGGGATTCACCGTGCCCCTGATCGCCCGCTGGGCGGAGATGGGCATCCGATCCCTCTCGGTGCACTTCGCGGCGGGGCCCGCAGCCGTCCTCGACGAAGCGCCCGGTGTGCGCGCCCGCCTCGCCGACGGCGGAATCCACGTCGCCCAGATGGCCGGCGTCAATGCGAACTTCGTGCACGCCTCCCCCGAGGTCAGAGCGGAGGCCCATCGCCGTGTGCTCGCGGCGATACCCACCGCCGTCGCCCTGGGGGCGACCATGATCAGCTCCGGCGCGGGGACCAGCCGCGACGACTGGCAGCCGAACTTCTACGCGCCGCACGCCGACAACTACTCCGAGCGCGCGAAGGCCGACCTGATCGACGGCCTGCGCGGCATCGCCCCGCACATCGAAGACGCAGGCATCAGCTACACGATCGAGTGCCACCAGCTGTCGGCGACGCGCTCGCCCGAAGCCATCCGAGAGATCCTCGACGCCGTGGACTCACCCGTGATCACCGCGAACTTCGACCCGGTGAACCTGCTCGACAGCGCGGTCGCCGTCTTCGACAACGCCGCGCGCATGAAACACATGATCGACGTCGTCGGACCCCGCTACGGAGCGTCCTGCCACCTGAAGGACGTCGCCGTCACGGATGAGTTCGTCTGCCGCATCCTCGAGGTGCAGCCCGGCGAAGGCGTGCTGGATTACGACGCGTTCTTCGAGCAGGTGCGCCGCCTTCCCGACGGCTCGGCCCTGATCGTGGAGCATCTCGCTCCCGAGCGCAGCGCCGAGGGTGTGCGGTTCGTGCGCGAGCGCGCGCTCGCCGCCGGGATCGAGCTGCTGTGA
- a CDS encoding ABC transporter substrate-binding protein has translation MTHTTRVLASVGVFATAALVITGCSTDAGNGGGDGEKNDTLRYMSYWTEGEPTSDIMKEAFDAFTEETGIKVDVTWQGRDLPNVLTPLLTSSNPTVDMVDFGCAGVGSSLVATGKAADVSSVLGEEVPGEGKTVEETLSADALATGQFDGATYCLPFEMTSNFDIWYNAAEHPDWADGAPTTWSEFMDLVGETGKGSVALDGTIQPYASAWYINLAVSATGKGGLLEAAQDETGKAFEAPEFLAAAEAAAELAGTGAFADGFAASKFPAIQQKWANNDAALILNGSWLPAEVAPYAAEGFEYSSFPFPALEKGDIQPMQIDTIGFSAIEGAAGVDNAKKFMAFFLQKGYQDEIGQIAVPARTDATVVDSLASVQAALANPDVVKVAANDGTGAAVPAWGQEVFDPLAQKLVLGELAPKDFISQLVQKQKEWYELQG, from the coding sequence GTGACTCACACCACTCGTGTGCTCGCCAGCGTCGGCGTCTTCGCCACAGCGGCACTCGTCATCACCGGATGTTCCACCGATGCCGGAAACGGCGGCGGCGACGGGGAGAAGAACGACACTCTCCGTTACATGAGCTATTGGACGGAGGGTGAGCCGACCTCCGACATCATGAAGGAGGCCTTCGACGCCTTCACCGAAGAGACCGGCATCAAGGTCGATGTGACCTGGCAGGGGCGTGACCTCCCCAACGTCCTCACGCCGCTGCTCACCTCGTCCAACCCCACCGTCGACATGGTCGATTTCGGGTGCGCGGGCGTCGGTTCGTCGCTCGTGGCGACAGGCAAGGCGGCCGACGTCTCCTCCGTTCTCGGCGAGGAGGTCCCCGGTGAGGGGAAGACGGTGGAGGAGACGCTCTCCGCCGATGCGCTCGCCACCGGTCAGTTCGACGGGGCCACCTACTGCCTGCCGTTCGAGATGACCTCGAACTTCGACATCTGGTACAACGCGGCGGAGCACCCGGACTGGGCCGATGGTGCCCCGACCACCTGGTCGGAGTTCATGGATCTGGTCGGCGAGACCGGCAAGGGCTCCGTGGCTCTCGACGGCACCATCCAGCCGTATGCGAGTGCCTGGTACATCAACCTCGCCGTCAGCGCGACCGGGAAGGGCGGGCTGCTCGAGGCTGCGCAGGACGAGACCGGCAAGGCCTTCGAAGCCCCGGAGTTCCTCGCAGCGGCTGAGGCCGCCGCAGAACTGGCGGGGACGGGAGCCTTCGCCGACGGCTTCGCGGCGAGCAAGTTCCCCGCGATCCAGCAGAAGTGGGCGAACAATGACGCTGCCCTCATCCTGAACGGTTCCTGGCTCCCCGCCGAGGTCGCGCCGTACGCGGCCGAGGGCTTCGAGTACAGTTCGTTCCCGTTCCCGGCCCTCGAGAAGGGCGACATCCAGCCGATGCAGATCGACACGATCGGCTTCTCGGCGATCGAAGGCGCCGCCGGCGTCGACAACGCCAAGAAGTTCATGGCCTTCTTCCTGCAGAAGGGCTACCAGGACGAGATCGGCCAGATCGCCGTCCCGGCCCGTACCGACGCGACGGTGGTCGACTCGCTCGCCAGCGTGCAGGCAGCGCTCGCGAATCCCGACGTGGTGAAGGTCGCCGCGAACGACGGAACCGGAGCTGCGGTCCCGGCGTGGGGCCAGGAGGTCTTCGACCCGCTGGCGCAGAAGCTCGTGCTCGGCGAGCTCGCGCCGAAGGACTTCATCTCGCAGCTCGTGCAGAAGCAGAAGGAATGGTACGAGCTCCAGGGCTGA
- a CDS encoding carbohydrate ABC transporter permease, translated as MSTDTSVRMSDHTRQSRRVREMRSVGVKVILIPFAWALAVFDVFVLLWILLSSFKTTRELIFEPWGLPASPQWENYVAAWNSANLGAGILNSVVLVVTCSLASVALGAPAAYALARFRRPSSGPITILFILGLGVPVQAIFIPLFVAFDRIGLIDSIFGLFVIYTGLSLPFTVFLLTGFFRSLPRDLEEAAALDGLKPGMTFWRIMFPLARSGLITVIVLQAIGFWGETFFALVFLRHESTISVALMQFMKTMQYTGARWEVLFAGIALIILPLLLLYIWLGSRLVDGIAAGYSR; from the coding sequence TTGAGTACTGACACCTCCGTCCGCATGTCGGACCACACGCGCCAGAGCCGAAGGGTGCGCGAGATGCGCTCGGTCGGAGTCAAGGTCATCCTGATCCCGTTCGCCTGGGCGCTCGCCGTGTTCGACGTGTTCGTGCTGCTGTGGATCCTGCTGAGCTCCTTCAAGACCACGCGCGAACTGATCTTCGAGCCGTGGGGCCTGCCGGCCTCTCCGCAGTGGGAGAACTACGTCGCAGCCTGGAACTCCGCGAACCTCGGGGCCGGCATCCTGAACTCGGTGGTCCTCGTGGTCACCTGCAGCCTCGCCAGCGTGGCTCTCGGCGCTCCGGCGGCGTATGCCTTGGCGCGATTCCGCCGCCCCAGCTCCGGCCCGATCACCATCCTGTTCATCCTCGGCCTCGGCGTGCCCGTGCAGGCGATCTTCATCCCGCTGTTCGTCGCTTTCGACCGGATCGGTCTGATCGACTCGATCTTCGGCCTGTTCGTGATCTACACCGGGCTCTCCCTGCCGTTCACGGTCTTCCTGCTCACCGGGTTCTTCCGGTCGCTGCCCCGCGACCTCGAAGAGGCGGCGGCTCTGGACGGCCTGAAGCCGGGCATGACGTTCTGGCGCATCATGTTCCCGCTCGCCCGCTCCGGACTCATCACAGTGATCGTGCTGCAGGCCATCGGATTCTGGGGTGAGACGTTCTTCGCCCTGGTGTTCCTGCGGCACGAGAGCACCATCTCGGTCGCCCTGATGCAGTTCATGAAGACCATGCAGTACACGGGCGCCCGCTGGGAGGTGCTCTTCGCGGGCATCGCCCTCATCATCCTTCCCCTGCTTCTGCTCTACATCTGGCTGGGATCCCGTCTCGTCGACGGGATCGCGGCCGGATACAGCAGATGA
- a CDS encoding M20 metallopeptidase family protein, whose translation MTVQERTAVDEVEDLRGVRRRLHSLAELRFTEHRTGAEIESLLDGWVDSLTTGVAGTGIIARIGGDAPGPRVLLRADMDAYPVQEVNDLPYASTTPGVSHACGHDAHMTVMVGVLRRLAARRPERGSVEVLFQPAEEIPFGQPSGARGVLESGALQDSYDAVLGLHCWPNLEAGSVGVDPKIAMAAKDAFRMVARGRASHAATPGLGRDALLAMSDLVTSLHAVIARRRNPDEMVALNVGTISGGASQSQVPEEVAITGTLRTHDPAVRATCKQTIAQLCEGVGRAHDVTIELTWADEMPSLVNAHALVELAREVGPEVCDLVDLPKPPLTTDDFALLAERWPGLYLKLGVAEPGRSGTRALHSGDFDIDERCLTTGVDMMERLTRAVLSTDERNR comes from the coding sequence GTGACCGTGCAGGAACGTACAGCTGTCGACGAAGTCGAGGACCTGCGCGGTGTGCGCCGCCGGCTGCACTCGCTCGCCGAGCTCCGGTTCACCGAGCACCGCACCGGCGCCGAGATCGAGTCGCTGCTGGACGGCTGGGTGGATTCGCTCACCACGGGTGTCGCCGGCACCGGCATCATCGCCCGCATCGGCGGGGACGCGCCGGGACCTCGCGTGCTGCTGCGCGCCGACATGGACGCCTATCCGGTGCAGGAGGTCAACGACCTGCCCTACGCATCGACGACCCCCGGTGTCTCGCACGCCTGCGGCCACGATGCGCACATGACCGTGATGGTGGGGGTGCTGCGCCGCCTCGCCGCCCGCCGCCCCGAGCGCGGCAGCGTCGAGGTGCTGTTCCAGCCGGCCGAGGAGATCCCGTTCGGGCAGCCGTCCGGCGCCAGGGGCGTGCTCGAGAGCGGGGCACTGCAGGACTCGTACGACGCGGTGCTCGGGCTTCACTGCTGGCCGAACCTGGAAGCCGGTTCCGTGGGCGTCGATCCGAAGATCGCGATGGCGGCGAAGGATGCGTTCCGGATGGTCGCGCGCGGCCGGGCCTCGCACGCCGCCACCCCCGGTCTCGGACGCGACGCGCTGCTCGCGATGAGCGACCTGGTCACATCGCTGCACGCGGTGATCGCCCGACGCCGCAACCCCGACGAGATGGTGGCCTTGAACGTCGGCACGATCTCCGGTGGCGCATCGCAGAGCCAGGTTCCGGAAGAGGTGGCCATCACCGGCACCCTGCGCACCCACGACCCGGCGGTGCGCGCCACCTGCAAGCAGACGATCGCGCAGCTGTGCGAGGGCGTCGGCCGCGCCCACGATGTCACGATCGAGCTCACCTGGGCCGACGAGATGCCGTCGCTGGTCAATGCGCACGCCCTGGTCGAGCTGGCCCGCGAGGTCGGCCCGGAGGTCTGCGATCTCGTCGATCTCCCCAAGCCACCCCTCACCACCGACGACTTCGCCCTGCTGGCCGAGCGGTGGCCGGGGCTGTATCTGAAACTCGGTGTCGCCGAGCCGGGGCGATCCGGCACGCGCGCACTGCACTCCGGCGACTTCGACATCGATGAGCGGTGCCTGACGACCGGTGTGGACATGATGGAACGACTCACCCGTGCGGTGCTGTCGACAGACGAGAGGAATCGGTGA
- a CDS encoding alpha-ketoacid dehydrogenase subunit beta, with protein sequence MPDATQTLSYIQAVQHGLRWSLEALDDTVIFGEDVAVPGGPFGATKNLHRDFGDSRIFDTPISETAFLGMALGAAMTGLRPIAEIMYADFMFVAMDQLVNQIANTHYVSRGTYGAPLVIRTQQGYSSGSCAQHSHSIEAYIAHTPGLRLAVPSTADDAYQMLRAAIVSDDPVVVAEARMLYPTKGDVRLDAPVEPIGGGRITREGADVTIVAWSRMAAAALEAAEELAADGIDVEVVDPRWLAPLDFDLIAASVRKTGRLVIAHEANLTGGFGAEIAARAAEECFSDLRAPIARVGAPDVPTPAAPALQAVVIPSAADVVSAVRRVVR encoded by the coding sequence ATGCCTGACGCCACCCAGACCCTCAGCTACATCCAAGCGGTCCAGCACGGGCTGCGCTGGTCGCTCGAAGCGCTCGACGACACCGTCATCTTCGGCGAAGACGTCGCGGTGCCCGGCGGTCCGTTCGGTGCCACCAAGAATCTGCACCGGGACTTCGGCGACAGCCGGATCTTCGACACCCCCATCTCCGAGACCGCGTTCCTGGGCATGGCGCTCGGTGCGGCCATGACGGGTCTGCGTCCGATCGCCGAGATCATGTACGCGGACTTCATGTTCGTCGCGATGGATCAGCTCGTGAACCAGATCGCGAACACGCACTACGTCAGCCGAGGCACGTACGGGGCCCCGCTCGTCATCCGCACGCAGCAGGGCTACTCATCGGGGTCGTGCGCCCAGCACTCGCACTCGATCGAGGCGTACATCGCCCATACTCCCGGCCTGCGCCTCGCGGTGCCGTCGACAGCGGATGACGCGTACCAGATGCTGCGCGCCGCGATCGTCTCAGACGACCCGGTGGTGGTGGCAGAGGCGCGCATGCTCTACCCGACGAAGGGGGACGTGCGTCTCGATGCCCCCGTCGAGCCGATCGGTGGAGGACGCATCACCCGCGAAGGAGCAGACGTCACGATCGTCGCCTGGTCGCGGATGGCGGCAGCCGCGCTGGAGGCGGCGGAAGAGCTCGCCGCGGACGGCATCGACGTCGAGGTGGTCGACCCGCGCTGGCTCGCGCCTCTCGACTTCGACCTCATCGCGGCATCCGTACGCAAGACCGGACGCCTGGTGATCGCGCACGAGGCCAACCTCACCGGCGGCTTCGGTGCGGAGATCGCCGCGCGCGCGGCCGAGGAGTGCTTCAGCGATCTGCGCGCGCCGATTGCCCGGGTCGGGGCACCCGACGTGCCCACTCCTGCGGCCCCCGCGCTGCAGGCCGTGGTGATTCCTTCGGCTGCCGATGTGGTGTCGGCAGTGCGTCGTGTGGTTCGCTGA
- a CDS encoding amidohydrolase family protein: MTPSHARADAHIHLFRDGFVEGGRDELAWYEELRATAGVTAALVVGYEGSPRFAGNNAHILALSRRLDWVRPTAFVEVAAPPSPAALRKMREDGFTGWSIYLPEEGPSLSDWSSEQLAALAGGILSVNATPSALDRARTAFAAITETRVLVSHLGLPGSTARDVDTATVRDLLGPLLPLAPLDHIAVKLSGLYAIDPRYPHLGARTTMDAVLDAFGADRIAWGSDFSPVLSEVAPDDAMVAPEWILTDLSPSETDAILGGTLLRHLAHVDSIGGTDA, from the coding sequence TTGACCCCCTCGCACGCACGGGCCGATGCGCACATCCACCTCTTCCGCGACGGGTTCGTCGAAGGCGGGCGCGACGAGCTCGCCTGGTACGAGGAGCTCCGCGCGACAGCCGGCGTGACCGCGGCGCTCGTGGTCGGGTACGAGGGCAGCCCGCGCTTCGCGGGCAACAACGCGCATATCCTCGCGCTCTCCCGGCGACTCGACTGGGTGCGGCCGACCGCGTTCGTCGAAGTCGCAGCCCCGCCCTCCCCCGCCGCGCTGCGGAAGATGCGCGAGGACGGATTCACCGGATGGAGCATCTACCTCCCCGAAGAGGGGCCTTCGCTGTCGGACTGGTCATCCGAGCAGCTCGCCGCACTGGCCGGCGGCATCCTGAGCGTGAATGCCACTCCCTCGGCGCTGGATCGTGCGCGCACCGCGTTCGCGGCGATCACCGAGACGCGCGTGCTGGTGAGCCACCTGGGGCTCCCCGGTAGCACCGCGCGCGATGTCGATACCGCCACGGTGCGCGATCTGCTCGGCCCCCTGCTGCCCCTCGCTCCGCTCGACCACATCGCCGTCAAGCTCTCGGGGCTCTATGCGATCGATCCCCGCTACCCGCATCTCGGGGCGCGGACGACCATGGATGCAGTGCTCGATGCCTTCGGCGCCGACCGCATCGCCTGGGGATCGGACTTCTCCCCCGTCCTCTCGGAGGTCGCTCCCGACGACGCGATGGTCGCGCCCGAGTGGATCCTGACCGACCTCTCTCCCTCCGAGACGGATGCGATCCTGGGCGGTACACTGCTCAGGCATCTGGCACACGTTGACTCGATCGGGGGGACCGACGCATGA